The proteins below come from a single Staphylococcus sp. MI 10-1553 genomic window:
- the gpsB gene encoding cell division regulator GpsB — MSDVSLKLSAKDIYEKDFEKTMVRGYRPQEVDAFLDDIIADYQKMSDLNNEVIKLSEENHKLKKEIEDLRIRVASSRPQDNKSFANQSSNQNNNVDILKRISNLEKAVFGK, encoded by the coding sequence ATGTCAGATGTTTCGTTAAAATTATCAGCAAAAGACATTTACGAAAAAGACTTTGAAAAGACAATGGTTCGTGGCTATCGTCCTCAAGAAGTGGATGCTTTTTTAGACGATATTATTGCGGATTATCAAAAAATGTCAGACCTAAATAATGAAGTCATCAAATTATCAGAAGAAAATCACAAATTAAAAAAAGAAATTGAAGATTTACGTATTCGTGTTGCCTCTAGTCGACCACAAGATAATAAGAGTTTCGCAAATCAAAGTTCAAACCAAAATAATAATGTAGATATTTTAAAACGAATTTCTAACCTTGAAAAAGCAGTCTTTGGAAAATAG
- a CDS encoding DUF1798 family protein: protein MQIVIQQLIHDLATISQRYEAARAGRPYDFYKEVQPFFQQVDEHLQSLQRYQHTISKQKYFNARKLQRMSSLMAELAVACHQSTTSKKLFLDQFKAVQHDLNYLSQMERN, encoded by the coding sequence ATGCAAATTGTCATACAACAATTGATTCACGATTTAGCAACCATTTCACAACGTTATGAAGCAGCTCGAGCAGGGAGACCATATGATTTTTATAAAGAAGTGCAGCCGTTCTTCCAACAAGTTGATGAACACTTGCAATCATTACAACGCTATCAACACACCATTTCAAAACAAAAATATTTCAATGCACGAAAATTACAACGCATGTCATCTTTAATGGCAGAGCTCGCCGTCGCATGCCATCAATCCACAACGAGTAAAAAATTGTTTTTAGATCAATTTAAAGCAGTACAACACGATCTGAACTACTTATCACAAATGGAGCGTAACTAA
- the nth gene encoding endonuclease III — translation MISKKKALEMIDVIDQMFPDAQCELVHQNPFELTIAVLLSAQCTDNTVNRVTKDLFQKYHTPEDYLAVDLEELQQDIRSIGLYRNKAKNIQKLSQSLLDQYDGTVPHTHEQLEGLAGVGRKTANVVMSVAFGEPALAVDTHVERVSKRLGICRWKDSVTEVERRLTSIIPRERWTKSHHQLIFFGRYHCLAKKPKCGVCPLFEDCREGQKRYRASLKKAAGASS, via the coding sequence TTGATAAGTAAAAAGAAAGCACTTGAAATGATTGATGTCATTGATCAAATGTTTCCGGATGCACAATGCGAACTTGTACACCAAAATCCATTCGAATTAACCATAGCTGTATTACTCTCAGCACAATGTACCGACAATACAGTGAATCGTGTGACAAAAGACTTATTTCAGAAATATCATACGCCTGAAGACTATTTAGCTGTAGATTTAGAAGAGTTACAACAAGATATTCGTTCAATCGGGCTCTACCGTAATAAAGCAAAAAATATTCAAAAATTATCGCAATCCTTACTCGATCAATATGATGGAACAGTGCCGCATACCCATGAACAACTTGAGGGTTTAGCTGGCGTAGGGCGAAAAACGGCCAATGTCGTCATGAGTGTAGCATTTGGGGAACCTGCACTCGCGGTCGATACGCATGTCGAACGTGTGTCGAAACGTTTAGGTATTTGTCGTTGGAAAGATAGTGTGACAGAAGTAGAACGTCGACTCACTTCAATCATACCGAGAGAACGTTGGACGAAAAGTCATCATCAATTGATCTTTTTCGGTCGTTATCACTGTTTAGCGAAAAAACCAAAGTGCGGTGTCTGTCCATTATTTGAGGATTGTCGTGAAGGGCAAAAACGTTATCGCGCATCATTGAAAAAAGCGGCAGGTGCATCATCATGA
- a CDS encoding DUF1273 domain-containing protein, with amino-acid sequence MFKTMYLTGYKSYELQIFNDNAPEVTYLKKFITQKLIQYIEEGLEWVLIQGQLGIELWGAECVIALKEDYPELKLGVITPFLEHTSKWNEQNQLKYQQVIEKSDYVNSVHQLTYKGPFQFQQADQFMLDHTDITVLIYDDEQPASPQFFKKKLVDFVEKTNYTCDIVTFDEITNFINDLQWSEEI; translated from the coding sequence ATGTTTAAGACAATGTATTTGACGGGTTACAAGTCTTACGAGCTACAAATATTCAATGATAATGCACCTGAAGTGACCTATTTAAAAAAATTTATAACGCAAAAATTAATTCAGTATATAGAGGAAGGTTTAGAATGGGTGTTAATTCAAGGTCAATTGGGTATTGAATTATGGGGTGCCGAATGTGTGATTGCATTGAAAGAAGATTATCCTGAGCTAAAATTAGGCGTCATCACACCATTTTTAGAACATACATCTAAATGGAATGAACAAAATCAGCTCAAATATCAACAGGTGATCGAAAAAAGTGATTATGTCAATAGTGTGCATCAACTTACATACAAAGGTCCGTTTCAGTTTCAACAAGCTGATCAATTTATGTTGGACCATACGGATATCACAGTATTAATCTATGATGATGAACAACCCGCAAGCCCACAATTTTTCAAAAAGAAGTTAGTTGATTTTGTTGAAAAAACAAACTATACTTGTGATATTGTGACGTTTGACGAAATTACGAACTTTATCAATGATTTACAATGGTCCGAAGAAATTTAA
- the asnS gene encoding asparagine--tRNA ligase, with protein sequence MKTTIKEAKNKIGQEVTIGAWLANKRSSGKIAFLQLRDGTGFMQGVVVKADVDEDIFQRAKSLTQETSLYVTGEITEDNRSDLGYEMQVKHIEVIQEAHDYPITPKNHGTEFLMDHRHLWLRSKKQHAVMKIRNEIIRATYEFFNENGFTKIDPPILTASAPEGTSELFHTKYFDEDAFLSQSGQLYMEAAAMAYGKVFSFGPTFRAEKSKTRRHLIEFWMIEPEMAFTTHEESLEVQEAYVSYVVQSVLKNCQIELKLLERDTSKLEKVQAPFPRVTYDDAIKFLHEAGFDDIEWGDDFGAPHETAIANHYDLPVFIVNYPTKIKPFYMQPNPENEDTVLCADLIAPEGYGEIIGGSERINDLELLEQRIDEHQLDTESYQYYLDLRKYGSVPHSGFGLGLERTVAWIAGVEHVRETSPFPRLLNRLYP encoded by the coding sequence ATGAAAACAACGATTAAAGAAGCAAAGAATAAAATTGGCCAAGAAGTCACGATTGGTGCTTGGCTAGCGAATAAACGTTCAAGTGGTAAAATCGCATTCTTACAATTGCGTGACGGTACAGGATTTATGCAAGGTGTTGTCGTTAAAGCGGATGTTGACGAGGACATTTTCCAACGTGCGAAATCATTAACACAAGAAACATCATTGTATGTAACTGGTGAAATTACTGAAGACAACCGCTCAGACTTAGGTTATGAGATGCAAGTCAAACATATTGAAGTGATTCAAGAAGCACACGACTATCCAATTACACCTAAGAATCACGGTACTGAATTTTTAATGGACCATCGCCATTTATGGTTGCGTTCTAAAAAACAACATGCTGTGATGAAAATTCGTAACGAAATCATCCGCGCAACATATGAGTTCTTTAATGAAAATGGCTTCACAAAAATTGATCCACCTATTTTAACAGCAAGTGCACCAGAAGGCACAAGTGAATTGTTCCATACGAAATACTTTGATGAAGATGCATTTTTATCACAAAGTGGACAACTTTACATGGAAGCTGCTGCAATGGCATACGGTAAAGTATTTTCATTCGGCCCAACATTCCGTGCTGAAAAATCAAAAACACGTCGTCATTTAATCGAGTTCTGGATGATTGAACCTGAAATGGCATTTACAACACATGAAGAAAGTTTAGAAGTACAAGAGGCTTATGTCTCATATGTCGTACAATCTGTGCTTAAAAACTGTCAAATCGAACTTAAATTATTAGAACGCGACACATCAAAATTAGAAAAAGTACAAGCGCCATTTCCACGTGTTACTTATGATGATGCGATTAAATTTTTACATGAAGCAGGTTTTGACGATATTGAATGGGGCGATGATTTCGGTGCACCACACGAAACAGCTATTGCCAACCATTATGATTTACCTGTATTCATTGTTAACTATCCAACAAAAATTAAACCATTCTACATGCAACCAAATCCAGAAAATGAAGACACAGTGCTTTGTGCGGATTTAATTGCACCTGAAGGCTATGGCGAAATTATCGGTGGCTCTGAGCGTATTAACGACCTCGAGTTATTAGAACAACGTATCGATGAACATCAACTTGATACAGAAAGCTATCAATATTACTTAGATTTACGTAAATATGGTAGTGTGCCGCACAGTGGTTTCGGTTTAGGCTTAGAACGTACTGTCGCATGGATTGCTGGTGTTGAACACGTGCGCGAAACATCACCATTCCCACGCTTGTTAAATCGTTTGTATCCATAA
- a CDS encoding transglycosylase domain-containing protein, whose amino-acid sequence MTEKKGTSKQTKKKSGQKKNKNIKRTIIKVLSFLVLAFVILALLSVLLFAYYAWKAPAFNESKLQDPSPAKIYDKDDELVKTLDNGARREHVDLKDVPDTMKDAVLATEDNRFYDHGALDYKRLFGAVLKNITGGFGSQGASTLTQQVVKRTFLTDQKSIERKAQEAYLSYRLEQEYSKDEIFQMYLNKIYYSDGVYGIKAAARYYFDKDLKDLNLAESAYLAGLPQVPNTYNIYDHPEEAEKRKDTVLYLMAYHHRISEKEKKEAQDTPITENLVQRSAEDRQIKPDDDSEQYNSYVNFVKQELMNNPEFKGQNLSDILNSGIKIYTYMDKDAQNSLQNRIDNGGYYKNEDQMVGSTIVDSQTGALVAISGGRNYKDVVERNQATDAHPTGSTLKPFLAYGPAIDNMQWATNHSIQDESAYNIDGAIFRNYDQQSHGTVSIYDALRQSFNIPALKTWQQVKSQAGNNAPTDFAKKVGLEYENTDIGPSEVLGGSSSEFSPTQLASAYASFANGGTYNKAHSIKKVVEANGNTIEFDFTSHKAMNDYTAYMITEILKGTFEAYGSAYGNKVDGVNMAAKTGTGTYGAETYQQYNLPDSAAKDVWISGFTPKYTMSVWMGFSEVKQYGQNSFVGSNEQKYPQLLFKDVMSDISPRDGSDFTRPDSVAGSGKSLYVAKSPDGNTTSNFTESSNGTNSGSSSNNNRNGNNGQNLSNGNNNSQQGNNNNNSNNNGNGIFGNLFGR is encoded by the coding sequence ATGACGGAAAAGAAAGGGACTTCTAAGCAAACGAAAAAGAAGTCCGGTCAAAAAAAGAATAAGAACATCAAGCGTACGATCATTAAAGTGTTGAGCTTTTTAGTATTAGCATTTGTCATCTTAGCACTCTTATCTGTATTGCTTTTCGCATATTATGCCTGGAAAGCACCTGCATTTAACGAGTCTAAACTCCAAGATCCCAGTCCAGCAAAAATTTATGATAAAGATGATGAATTAGTCAAGACGCTTGATAATGGTGCAAGACGAGAACATGTGGATTTAAAAGATGTTCCAGATACGATGAAAGATGCAGTGCTTGCAACTGAAGACAACCGTTTTTATGATCACGGTGCACTCGATTACAAACGTTTATTCGGTGCCGTATTGAAAAATATTACGGGTGGCTTTGGTTCACAAGGTGCTTCTACGTTAACACAACAAGTGGTTAAACGTACGTTTTTAACAGACCAAAAGTCGATTGAACGTAAAGCACAAGAAGCCTACCTATCTTATCGTTTAGAACAGGAATATTCTAAAGATGAAATTTTCCAAATGTATCTCAACAAAATTTACTACTCTGATGGTGTGTATGGTATTAAGGCTGCAGCAAGATACTACTTTGATAAAGATTTAAAAGATCTGAACTTAGCTGAATCGGCTTATCTCGCAGGTCTGCCGCAAGTCCCTAACACATATAACATTTATGACCATCCAGAAGAAGCAGAAAAACGTAAAGATACAGTATTGTACTTGATGGCATATCATCATCGCATTTCTGAAAAAGAGAAAAAAGAAGCGCAAGATACGCCAATCACTGAAAATCTCGTGCAACGTTCAGCGGAAGATAGACAAATTAAACCAGATGATGATTCAGAGCAATACAATTCTTATGTGAACTTTGTGAAACAAGAGTTGATGAACAATCCTGAATTTAAAGGACAAAATTTATCTGACATTCTTAACAGTGGTATTAAAATTTACACTTACATGGATAAAGATGCTCAAAACAGTTTACAAAACCGTATTGATAATGGTGGTTATTACAAAAATGAAGATCAGATGGTTGGTTCAACAATCGTAGACAGCCAAACTGGTGCATTAGTTGCCATTTCAGGTGGTCGTAACTATAAAGATGTCGTTGAGCGTAACCAAGCGACTGACGCACATCCAACAGGTTCAACATTGAAGCCATTCTTAGCGTATGGTCCTGCAATTGACAATATGCAATGGGCAACAAACCACTCTATCCAAGACGAATCAGCGTACAATATTGATGGTGCAATATTTAGAAACTATGACCAACAAAGTCACGGTACCGTATCAATTTATGATGCATTACGTCAAAGTTTTAACATTCCAGCATTGAAAACATGGCAACAAGTCAAATCTCAAGCGGGTAACAATGCACCGACTGATTTTGCGAAAAAAGTGGGTTTAGAGTATGAAAATACAGATATTGGACCTTCAGAAGTATTAGGTGGTTCATCTTCTGAATTCTCACCTACTCAGCTTGCTTCAGCATATGCATCATTTGCGAATGGTGGTACGTACAACAAAGCACATTCAATCAAAAAAGTTGTAGAAGCGAATGGTAATACGATTGAATTTGATTTTACGAGCCATAAAGCAATGAATGATTACACTGCTTACATGATTACTGAGATTTTAAAAGGTACATTTGAAGCTTACGGTTCTGCTTATGGAAACAAAGTCGACGGAGTGAACATGGCTGCTAAAACAGGTACAGGTACTTATGGTGCAGAAACATATCAACAGTATAATTTACCTGATTCAGCTGCTAAAGACGTATGGATTTCAGGCTTTACACCGAAATATACAATGTCTGTATGGATGGGCTTTAGTGAAGTGAAACAATACGGTCAAAACTCATTTGTCGGCAGTAATGAACAAAAATATCCTCAATTACTCTTTAAAGATGTGATGAGTGATATTAGTCCACGTGACGGTTCAGACTTTACACGTCCAGACTCTGTTGCAGGCAGTGGTAAGAGCTTATACGTTGCGAAGTCACCTGATGGTAATACAACAAGTAACTTTACAGAATCAAGCAATGGTACAAACAGTGGTTCAAGTTCTAACAACAACAGAAATGGCAACAATGGTCAGAATTTGAGCAATGGCAATAACAATTCACAACAAGGTAACAACAACAATAACAGCAATAATAATGGTAACGGTATTTTCGGCAACTTATTTGGTCGTTAA
- a CDS encoding helicase C-terminal domain-containing protein, with protein MAHQPCYAVVDLETTGNQADYDEIIQIGITFVRDNQIIDHYHSMIKTDLTIPTFIQALTSIEEEMLNQAPYFKEVADEIYTKIKDCIFVAHNVNFDLNFLKRSFKKCHIHYQPKKVIDTLELFKIAFPTEKSYQLMELAESLGIPLTQAHRADEDAYTTARIMILAFEKFKVLPINTKKQLYYLSKQLKYQLDDYFFEQVRLHDVAKEMTGLNQFEQIYYQVPPDFEVSHVQFDGDLTALYQTIVDACHYQYREEQLYMTQIVFDQLMHNEKALIEADTGSGKSLAYLVASLMYYIETGEHVMISTNTKMLQNQLLLQDIPKINEALNVSINATLIKSKQDYISLGLISQVLKDETTNYDVNLLKMQLLIWILETRTGDIQELNLRGGQKMYFEQKIETYVPVRKDFHYYNHIRTNASKIQIGITNHAHLLYSSPDHTLYQMFNHCIIDEAHRLPDYAIDCAIRAFGYADIKYQLGLIGKTENEKLLKQIDQLEQQRILQKLDIPPIDVFSIKQDIIEIHDMNEHFFDHIFYQVHEGQLYDDEASKLHYAYDMERDQLIPLLHQYISKINVTLEHFNNMKHKVVKTLRKHLLYIVDQLREIETGLKAGHLFYITLKNVQQKSTIKIHLKDASIKELLTEKILKQFKSISFVSGTLTFNGSFKNYQKWFEEDVHFQTYKITSEHTHNANAHIFVPNDIKRYNYQNQEEYIQTIVEYIARYVTTVDSKCLVLFTSYKMLYNVMDYLNQMAEFDDYVILSQQQSQNYKIVQQFNHFDKAILLGTSTFFEGFDYQAHGIKCVMIAKLPFMNHHAVKPMLLANEFDNVFKDYVLPEAVLRFRQGLGRLLRNESDQGIVVSFDNRLMHSQYRHFFQNTFTHFQQHQGNIQKFGQLLHKMQSQLDHT; from the coding sequence AGATTGTATTTTCGTCGCACATAATGTGAATTTCGATCTTAACTTTTTAAAACGTTCATTCAAAAAATGTCATATTCATTACCAGCCGAAAAAAGTCATTGATACATTGGAACTATTTAAAATTGCGTTTCCAACAGAGAAAAGCTATCAACTGATGGAGCTTGCCGAATCGTTAGGTATTCCGCTTACCCAAGCACACCGCGCAGATGAAGACGCGTATACAACAGCTCGAATCATGATTTTGGCGTTTGAAAAGTTTAAGGTTTTACCGATTAACACGAAGAAGCAACTCTATTATTTAAGCAAACAATTAAAATATCAACTGGACGACTATTTTTTCGAACAAGTACGTTTACATGATGTTGCAAAAGAAATGACTGGATTGAATCAGTTTGAACAAATTTATTATCAAGTCCCACCTGATTTTGAAGTCAGTCACGTTCAGTTTGACGGTGATTTGACAGCTTTGTATCAAACGATAGTTGACGCTTGTCATTACCAATATCGTGAAGAACAACTTTATATGACACAAATTGTGTTTGACCAGTTAATGCATAACGAAAAAGCACTGATTGAAGCTGATACTGGCAGTGGAAAATCATTAGCCTATCTTGTCGCTTCATTAATGTATTATATCGAAACAGGCGAACACGTCATGATTTCAACGAATACAAAAATGTTACAAAATCAATTGTTATTACAAGATATTCCGAAAATTAATGAAGCACTTAATGTATCAATCAATGCGACGTTGATCAAAAGTAAACAAGACTATATTTCGTTAGGTCTCATCAGCCAAGTGTTAAAAGATGAAACGACCAATTATGATGTCAATTTATTAAAAATGCAATTACTCATCTGGATATTAGAAACACGCACAGGTGATATTCAAGAACTGAATTTACGTGGTGGCCAAAAAATGTATTTTGAGCAAAAAATCGAAACGTATGTCCCTGTACGTAAAGATTTTCATTATTACAACCATATTCGTACGAATGCATCCAAAATTCAAATAGGGATTACAAACCATGCACATTTGTTATATTCATCACCTGATCATACACTGTATCAAATGTTTAATCATTGCATTATTGATGAAGCACATCGATTGCCAGATTATGCGATTGACTGTGCCATTCGTGCGTTCGGTTATGCAGATATTAAGTATCAATTAGGATTAATCGGTAAAACAGAAAATGAAAAACTGTTAAAACAAATCGATCAACTCGAACAACAACGTATTTTACAAAAATTAGATATTCCACCGATTGATGTTTTTAGTATTAAACAGGACATTATTGAAATTCATGACATGAATGAACACTTTTTTGACCATATTTTCTATCAAGTGCATGAAGGACAGTTGTATGATGATGAAGCATCAAAATTACATTATGCCTATGATATGGAACGTGATCAGTTAATTCCTTTGTTACATCAATACATTTCAAAAATTAATGTCACACTTGAGCATTTCAATAATATGAAACATAAAGTGGTTAAAACGTTGCGTAAACATTTATTGTATATTGTGGATCAATTGCGAGAAATCGAAACGGGACTGAAAGCAGGGCATTTGTTTTATATTACGTTAAAAAATGTCCAACAAAAGTCGACGATTAAAATTCATCTTAAAGATGCATCGATTAAAGAACTATTAACAGAGAAAATTTTAAAGCAGTTCAAATCAATTTCGTTCGTTTCAGGCACACTGACGTTTAATGGCTCCTTTAAAAATTATCAAAAGTGGTTTGAAGAGGATGTCCATTTCCAAACGTACAAGATTACGTCAGAACATACGCATAACGCCAATGCACACATCTTTGTGCCGAATGATATTAAACGTTACAATTATCAAAATCAAGAGGAATATATCCAAACGATTGTGGAATATATTGCACGTTATGTCACGACTGTGGACAGTAAGTGTCTCGTTCTCTTCACGAGCTATAAAATGTTATACAATGTGATGGATTATTTAAATCAAATGGCTGAATTTGACGATTATGTCATTTTATCGCAGCAACAAAGCCAAAATTATAAAATCGTGCAACAGTTCAATCATTTTGATAAGGCGATATTATTAGGAACAAGTACATTTTTTGAAGGGTTTGATTATCAAGCACATGGTATTAAATGTGTCATGATTGCAAAATTACCATTTATGAATCATCATGCCGTCAAACCGATGTTACTTGCCAATGAGTTTGACAATGTCTTTAAAGATTATGTCTTACCTGAAGCTGTACTACGATTTAGACAAGGACTAGGGCGTCTATTGAGAAATGAAAGTGATCAAGGGATTGTCGTTTCTTTTGATAATCGCTTAATGCACAGTCAATATCGTCACTTTTTCCAAAATACGTTCACACATTTCCAACAACATCAAGGCAACATACAAAAATTTGGACAATTACTCCATAAAATGCAATCTCAGCTGGATCACACATGA
- a CDS encoding DnaD domain-containing protein, which yields MNQRELQTRPVVIRYELLEHYQELGLNENDLVILIKILYAYEASNEQPSIDMLKKGTTMQSSEVTAIIQKLIQLGLLAMRVEKNNEGKFTEYINLDGFYEQFASVFKQIEQSNETMSEEEAFKIVFKKIETAFGRALSPLEIEHLNQWIDVDHYAIELIDAAIDEALAHQKTSLKYIDRILLNWQKNNVTTVKDAQPIRAKFKKQPQQPSQKTKHIPKFNWLKGENPFDK from the coding sequence ATGAACCAACGAGAACTGCAAACACGGCCTGTCGTGATTCGCTATGAATTGCTTGAGCATTATCAAGAATTAGGCCTTAACGAAAATGATTTAGTGATTTTAATTAAAATTTTATATGCTTATGAAGCTTCTAACGAGCAGCCTTCTATTGATATGTTAAAAAAGGGGACAACGATGCAATCATCAGAAGTGACCGCGATTATACAAAAATTGATTCAACTCGGTTTATTAGCGATGCGCGTCGAAAAAAATAATGAGGGTAAATTCACTGAATATATTAATCTTGATGGCTTTTACGAACAATTTGCTTCTGTATTTAAACAAATCGAACAATCCAATGAAACGATGTCTGAAGAAGAAGCGTTTAAAATTGTGTTCAAAAAAATCGAGACTGCATTTGGACGTGCATTATCACCGTTAGAAATTGAACATTTAAACCAATGGATTGATGTCGACCATTATGCCATTGAACTGATTGATGCTGCGATTGATGAAGCACTGGCACATCAAAAAACATCACTCAAATATATCGATCGCATTTTACTCAATTGGCAAAAAAATAATGTCACAACAGTTAAAGACGCACAACCGATACGGGCAAAATTTAAAAAACAACCTCAACAACCTTCTCAAAAAACAAAACACATTCCGAAATTTAATTGGCTGAAAGGAGAGAATCCTTTTGATAAGTAA
- a CDS encoding YpoC family protein — protein sequence MNHQEIIANMSKLEEALDEYAKQRKIGRDASIALLDNYYESLFRYFNIINEVNDYRLVNQEALRIVPFNIDERFAYIETRKHHYMGYQQMKTLKSELVKMYAAYRARHRLK from the coding sequence ATGAATCATCAAGAAATCATTGCAAATATGTCAAAATTAGAAGAAGCATTAGATGAATACGCAAAACAGCGCAAAATAGGTCGTGACGCATCGATAGCTCTGTTGGATAATTATTATGAGTCGTTGTTTCGTTACTTTAATATAATTAATGAAGTGAATGATTATCGTCTCGTGAATCAGGAGGCTTTACGTATTGTTCCGTTCAATATTGATGAACGTTTTGCATATATTGAAACACGTAAGCATCATTATATGGGATATCAGCAAATGAAGACGTTGAAATCTGAATTAGTGAAGATGTATGCGGCATATCGTGCGCGTCATCGCTTAAAGTAA
- the recU gene encoding Holliday junction resolvase RecU codes for MNYPNGKPFKPSQTQDGSTRTNKSSKIKYGGRGMTLENDIESSNQYYLKTERAVIHKKPTPVQIVHVDYPKRSQAVIKEAYFRTPSTTDYNGVYKGYYIDFEAKETKNKTSFPLQNIRAHQVEHMKQAVAHGGIVFFLLRFKGINEVYLLSFKRFFPFWERYLKNGKKSIKVEEIQENGYYIPYQYQPRLDYLSAVDKLILDESEDRL; via the coding sequence ATGAATTATCCAAACGGTAAGCCTTTTAAGCCGAGTCAGACTCAAGACGGAAGTACGAGGACAAACAAATCGAGTAAAATTAAATACGGTGGGCGCGGCATGACATTGGAAAATGATATTGAAAGCTCCAACCAATATTATTTGAAGACAGAACGCGCTGTAATTCATAAGAAACCAACACCTGTGCAAATTGTCCATGTGGATTATCCAAAACGCAGTCAAGCTGTAATTAAAGAGGCTTATTTTCGAACGCCTTCAACTACTGACTATAATGGTGTTTATAAGGGCTATTACATTGATTTTGAGGCAAAGGAAACGAAAAATAAAACATCTTTTCCGTTACAAAACATCCGTGCACATCAAGTTGAACATATGAAACAAGCAGTGGCTCATGGAGGAATTGTCTTTTTTCTACTCCGCTTTAAAGGAATCAATGAAGTTTATCTCTTATCATTTAAGCGATTTTTTCCGTTTTGGGAGCGCTACTTAAAAAATGGAAAAAAATCAATTAAGGTTGAAGAAATTCAAGAAAATGGTTACTATATTCCTTATCAGTATCAACCAAGATTAGATTACCTCAGTGCAGTTGATAAGTTGATATTAGATGAAAGTGAGGACCGCTTATGA